TCATCCGCGCGTGGATGGAGGACCAGGGGAGCGACCGCGAGACGAACCGGCTCGGCGTGCGGTCCTTCACCCAGATCGCGAGCAAGCTCGGCGAGCGGATGGAGGAGGCGCACGCGCGGCAGGCGGTCAATGCGGCGACGTCGGTCGCGGCGCTCATGGCGATGCTCGAGCGGTTCAACTACGCGCTCGTCTCGCGCCGGCTCGACCTCGACGACGACGTGATGCTCGACACGCTCGCGCACGTCGTGCACCGCGGCTTCTTCGGTGCGCCCCCGCTCGTGGGCGCCGCGAGCTGACGCGCGCCATGGCCGCGTACGTCATCTACCAGGGTGAGGTCACCGACCCGGAGCGCTACGACGTGTACAAGACGCACGCCGCGTCGAGCATCGAGCGCGCGGGCGGTCGGTACGTGGTGCGGGGCGGGCCGGTCGAGCCGCTCGAGGGCGAGGAGCCCGCGGGCCGGACGGTCGTCATCGAGTTCCCGACGATGGATGCCGCCCTCGCCTGGTACCACGGCGACGAGTACACCGCGGCGCGCACGCTGCGCGAGGGCGCGGCGCGCTGTCGCATGTACGTCGTCGACGGGGTGTGACCGACGGGGCTCGTTCGCGTCAGTCGACGCCGAGCAGGACGGTGCTCGCCGACGAGAACCAGCCGCCCGTCCCGTTCACGCAGCAGATCTCCGCGTCCGCGACCTGACGATCGCCGCACTCGCCGCGCAGTTGCCGGACGCCTTCGACGAGCAGGAACATGCCGCGCATCCCGGGATGGCAGCACGACAGGCCGCCGCCGTCGGTGTTGGTCGGGAGCGCGCCGCCGACGCGCATCCTCCCGTCGGCGACGAAGGGCCCGCCCTCACCCTTCTTGCAGAAGCCGAGCGCCTCGAACGACAAGAGGACCATCGGCGTGAACGCGTCGTAGATCTGGCAGACGTCGACGTCGTCGGGCGTCAGGCCGGCGCGGTCGAACGCGAGCTTCGCCGAGCGCACCGCGGGTGACTCGGTGAAGTCCTCCCACTCGCTCAT
This genomic window from Acidimicrobiia bacterium contains:
- a CDS encoding DUF1330 domain-containing protein, which translates into the protein MAAYVIYQGEVTDPERYDVYKTHAASSIERAGGRYVVRGGPVEPLEGEEPAGRTVVIEFPTMDAALAWYHGDEYTAARTLREGAARCRMYVVDGV